The following coding sequences lie in one Silvanigrella aquatica genomic window:
- the pnp gene encoding polyribonucleotide nucleotidyltransferase translates to MFNIIEKSIRIGDEQITIETGRIARQAGGAVLVTCGGTQVLVTATAAKEAQQTASFFPLSVDYIEKFYSAGRIPGGYIKRETRPSDREILTSRLIDRPIRPLFPETYLVETQIIAKVVSLDPKISPAQLAILGASCALHISDIPFAGPVAGVRVGFKDGKFVINPVESELPQHDLDLVVAGTKDAILMVEAAANFLTEAQILEAIELGHKEIKKLCALQEEIREKCGKEKRTVPEAPDNESMKSVLAKKYAKSLRDAYAIATKAERKKAIDTVKVEAKTELVEEGNAESAKAFSYLFEMQEYKTLRQSIIKDNRRVDGRSTSDIRNIECQTAVLKRTHGSALFTRGETQSLGVVTLGTSDDAQRSESIMNVLEEKTFMLHYNMPGYSVGEVKRLGSPARREVGHGNLAERALKATLPAKNRFPYSIRIVSEITESNGSSSMASVCSGTLSMLDAGVPLKEPIAGIAMGLILEGKEFAILSDILGDEDHLGDMDFKVAGGKNGITAMQMDIKISGISMEILEKALAQAKEGRTLILDKMLRSISRPNDLSQLAPRIEQIKIKPERVRDLIGPGGKNIKKIVSDTGCKLEVNDEGIVSIASTDGNSAAKAKRMVNYLTTDPEIGEIYLGIVKKTADFGAFVEIKPGVEGLVHISQLSATRVNKTEEVVKEGDEVMVKVIELDRTGRIKLSRKDAIGKTPSNEGARPWA, encoded by the coding sequence ATGTTTAATATTATAGAAAAATCCATTCGGATTGGCGATGAGCAAATTACTATCGAAACAGGTCGTATTGCTCGTCAAGCAGGTGGCGCCGTATTAGTCACTTGCGGAGGAACTCAAGTTCTCGTTACAGCAACCGCTGCAAAAGAAGCCCAACAAACGGCTTCTTTTTTTCCTTTATCAGTAGATTATATTGAAAAGTTTTATTCTGCAGGACGCATTCCTGGCGGATATATTAAAAGAGAAACAAGACCTTCCGATCGTGAAATTCTTACCAGCCGTCTCATCGATCGCCCTATTCGTCCTCTTTTTCCTGAAACTTATTTAGTAGAAACACAAATTATTGCTAAAGTAGTTTCATTAGATCCCAAAATATCACCAGCACAACTCGCTATTCTAGGCGCAAGCTGTGCGTTGCATATTTCTGACATTCCCTTTGCAGGACCTGTTGCCGGCGTGCGCGTTGGATTTAAAGACGGCAAATTTGTCATTAATCCTGTAGAGAGCGAGCTTCCTCAACATGACCTCGATCTTGTTGTTGCAGGTACAAAAGATGCCATTTTAATGGTCGAAGCTGCGGCAAATTTCTTAACTGAAGCACAAATTCTTGAAGCCATTGAATTAGGTCATAAAGAAATTAAAAAACTTTGCGCACTACAAGAAGAAATTCGTGAAAAATGCGGCAAAGAAAAACGCACTGTTCCTGAAGCACCTGATAACGAAAGCATGAAATCTGTTCTTGCTAAAAAATATGCGAAATCCTTGCGTGACGCTTATGCGATTGCGACAAAAGCAGAACGTAAAAAAGCGATTGATACTGTTAAAGTGGAAGCGAAAACGGAGCTTGTTGAAGAAGGCAATGCAGAATCTGCAAAAGCATTTAGTTACCTTTTTGAAATGCAAGAATACAAAACCTTGCGTCAAAGCATTATTAAAGACAACCGCCGCGTCGATGGACGTTCCACATCAGACATCCGTAATATTGAATGCCAAACTGCCGTTTTAAAACGTACACATGGTTCCGCTTTATTCACACGCGGTGAAACACAATCTCTCGGCGTTGTTACTTTAGGCACCAGCGATGATGCGCAAAGAAGCGAATCCATCATGAATGTTTTAGAAGAAAAAACTTTCATGCTTCACTACAACATGCCAGGCTACTCTGTGGGCGAAGTAAAACGCTTAGGCTCACCAGCTCGTCGCGAAGTCGGTCATGGAAATCTTGCAGAACGCGCATTAAAAGCAACTTTACCAGCTAAAAATCGCTTTCCTTATTCCATTCGTATAGTCTCCGAAATCACAGAAAGTAACGGCTCCAGCTCTATGGCATCAGTTTGTTCTGGTACCTTATCTATGCTCGATGCCGGTGTTCCTTTAAAAGAGCCTATCGCAGGAATTGCTATGGGTCTTATATTAGAAGGAAAAGAATTCGCAATTTTATCTGACATTTTAGGTGATGAAGATCATCTTGGCGATATGGATTTTAAAGTTGCTGGTGGTAAAAATGGGATTACCGCAATGCAAATGGATATTAAAATTTCTGGAATTTCCATGGAAATTCTTGAAAAAGCTCTTGCACAAGCAAAAGAAGGCCGCACACTTATCTTGGATAAAATGTTACGTTCCATTTCACGTCCAAACGATTTAAGTCAATTGGCACCACGCATTGAACAAATTAAAATCAAGCCCGAAAGAGTGCGCGATTTAATTGGTCCTGGCGGAAAAAATATCAAGAAAATTGTTTCTGATACAGGCTGTAAGTTAGAAGTTAATGACGAAGGTATTGTCAGCATCGCATCAACAGATGGCAATTCTGCAGCAAAAGCAAAACGCATGGTTAATTACCTCACCACAGATCCTGAAATTGGTGAAATTTATCTTGGTATTGTCAAGAAAACCGCAGATTTTGGTGCCTTTGTTGAAATTAAACCTGGCGTTGAAGGCCTTGTTCATATTTCACAACTTTCTGCCACACGCGTCAACAAGACAGAAGAAGTGGTCAAAGAAGGTGATGAAGTCATGGTTAAAGTCATTGAACTTGATCGCACAGGACGCATTAAACTCAGTCGTAAAGACGCCATAGGCAAAACTCCTTCTAATGAAGGCGCACGCCCTTGGGCTTAA
- a CDS encoding transposase, translating into MLAKGFRAHKCNTAKDISSVGYCSSKNLFYFGLKLHLTALFQNNKLATHTSLKVTRAGTHDLTAMKNELLNFKHSQLFADRAYCDQSTKEQLAKKNSVLHTPIKLSRSKKTLSSDEKAYSKSVSSIRQSIEILFNWLIETSGIQIASKVRSTKGLMVHVFGRFSACLFKYMFFF; encoded by the coding sequence GTGCTAGCTAAAGGTTTTCGTGCGCACAAGTGTAATACTGCCAAAGATATCTCTTCAGTTGGGTATTGCTCTTCCAAGAATTTATTTTACTTTGGATTAAAACTACACCTTACTGCTCTTTTCCAAAATAACAAACTTGCGACTCACACTTCACTTAAAGTAACTCGAGCAGGAACTCATGACTTAACCGCTATGAAGAACGAACTTTTGAATTTTAAACACTCTCAACTCTTTGCTGATCGAGCTTACTGTGATCAATCTACAAAAGAACAATTAGCTAAGAAAAATTCTGTTTTGCATACTCCGATAAAACTTTCTAGAAGTAAAAAAACTCTTTCCAGTGATGAAAAAGCTTATTCTAAATCTGTTAGTTCAATCAGGCAATCCATAGAAATACTTTTCAACTGGTTAATTGAAACAAGCGGAATTCAAATTGCATCAAAAGTTCGATCAACAAAAGGACTAATGGTTCATGTTTTCGGACGATTTTCTGCATGCCTTTTTAAGTACATGTTCTTTTTTTAA
- a CDS encoding peptide deformylase, translating into MTLYKVLHYPHVLLRKKGTPVENFTDSLREFIKNFIATMYEFDGGGLAAPQVGVSKRIFVVDFKPAFESDSFERKEGDFKVYDKDHKEIPAVFPMVFINPELVEMSEPIKVNWEGCLSFPNAESHNTSRFLNVEIHAQNENGEKFIVKSSHLYASVCFQHEYDHLDGIMLVDRWNKTSFTESDVIADIKDFENDPAERKRMKKIKVTEASKIKFDFL; encoded by the coding sequence ATGACTCTCTACAAAGTTTTACATTATCCACATGTTCTTTTACGTAAAAAGGGAACGCCTGTAGAAAATTTTACCGATTCCCTGCGCGAGTTTATCAAAAATTTTATTGCGACGATGTACGAATTTGACGGAGGTGGTTTGGCCGCTCCCCAAGTCGGTGTCTCAAAAAGAATTTTTGTCGTTGATTTTAAACCCGCCTTTGAAAGTGATAGCTTTGAACGTAAAGAAGGAGACTTCAAGGTTTATGACAAAGATCACAAAGAAATACCTGCCGTATTTCCAATGGTATTCATTAATCCTGAACTTGTTGAAATGTCTGAACCGATTAAAGTGAACTGGGAAGGCTGCTTGTCTTTTCCCAATGCCGAGTCACACAATACAAGCAGATTTTTAAATGTAGAAATTCATGCACAAAATGAAAATGGCGAAAAGTTTATCGTAAAATCATCACATCTTTATGCCAGTGTTTGTTTCCAACATGAGTACGATCATCTTGATGGGATTATGCTTGTCGATAGATGGAATAAAACTAGTTTTACTGAATCTGATGTCATTGCAGATATAAAAGATTTCGAAAATGATCCTGCGGAAAGAAAAAGAATGAAAAAAATAAAAGTAACAGAGGCGAGTAAAATAAAATTCGACTTTTTGTGA
- a CDS encoding alpha/beta fold hydrolase produces the protein MSYNLLYFKYKKSENINKSHYPIVLIRGLGRSMSFWLSFEAELLKYSDIILIDLLGTGGSQNKTGRFTIKKFAEDVLYTLKYCQVFHFHLAGISLGGMVALEMAKLMDKQEWKELKLHSNCIMSSSSGDMGHKRIFFIPLLFLIISFFTSILKGFPSHKLFSKFLVSNKTLENNTDIVKQWDEIWQKEGFSHLSFILQIFAAANYKSKLKNRKINTPFLFLVSKEDKLVPWLNSVLLWEKIPQAELRIFRNLGHDLTTDDPECISKIIYDFMKRNEI, from the coding sequence ATGTCCTACAATTTATTGTATTTTAAATATAAAAAATCTGAAAATATTAATAAATCCCATTATCCTATAGTGTTAATTCGTGGACTGGGACGCTCTATGAGTTTTTGGCTTTCTTTCGAAGCTGAACTTTTAAAATATTCCGACATCATACTTATTGATTTGTTAGGTACAGGTGGTAGTCAAAATAAAACAGGACGGTTTACCATCAAAAAATTTGCTGAAGACGTTTTATATACTTTGAAATATTGTCAAGTTTTTCATTTTCATTTAGCAGGAATTAGCTTGGGGGGTATGGTCGCTCTTGAAATGGCAAAATTAATGGATAAACAGGAATGGAAAGAACTCAAATTGCATTCAAATTGTATTATGTCCTCATCTTCAGGAGATATGGGACATAAACGTATATTTTTTATTCCTTTATTATTTCTTATTATATCTTTTTTTACTTCAATTTTAAAAGGATTTCCTAGTCATAAATTATTTTCAAAATTTTTAGTCTCAAATAAAACTTTGGAAAATAATACAGATATAGTTAAACAATGGGATGAAATTTGGCAGAAGGAAGGCTTTTCTCATTTGTCATTTATTTTGCAGATATTTGCTGCAGCAAATTATAAATCAAAATTAAAAAATAGAAAAATAAATACGCCTTTTTTATTTTTAGTTTCTAAAGAAGACAAATTGGTTCCATGGTTAAATTCAGTGTTACTTTGGGAAAAAATTCCTCAGGCTGAACTTCGTATTTTTAGAAACTTAGGTCATGATTTAACAACAGATGATCCTGAATGTATTTCTAAAATAATATATGATTTTATGAAGAGAAACGAAATTTAG
- a CDS encoding alkaline phosphatase family protein — MKHLAIIKKIIFTSIGITFVSCQTQSINNKKEKTKNYVILYVWDGLRPDILTDKKAENKIPNLLELASNGVEFKDNHSAYPTFTMNNAQVFATGDYAGKSGFYGNTLYQPWRTKKEYGIATNAKGENITKEFYEPIFTEDYKILKALDQPKSNHVHAHEPLVQVTTLLQEAQKKGLKTVVVGKSGPAFFQDFRSGGYILDENHVWPLSFAQELQAENISLPKLTPQAYSKGQLTLSPQNGDPTASENIFYLEDSNEVSDPSKAKTSPFNKKNEYMANIFINYILPKKLPDLSVMWLRNPDSTEHLYGPGTLPYYDAIASNDKILGSLIEKLKEMGIYDKTNIIIVSDHSHSNILATKRNDSEGYPQLMYPMHFIKDDESGKSTIGHKIAADKKTHTDSKTKLLITKGFPVSGTIRTADLITKAELKIENGNSIVAYDGGDCFFNKYMGAIRNGDGSINTQSSGYNAPDGKCKNSKKENIAYTSPSYRVPKDLSNKDGIEKVIIAPNGGTDYIYIPSHNPQVMKVLVNFFQRRQEYSALFLDESRYHLGTHFPRGVLPLSYVKLENKSGRNPDIVVSMTSNANVIVNGLPGVEFDSTSDYALRGDHGSFGRIDVHNTLLAMGPNFNNAMKNYVPTGNVDVAPTIAKILGFTIPNTDGRILYESLKGSGYTQESYKINPLIVTSSASCDLEIYEPTTHPISFISENKNKFIDSEIRSFYTQLNNKLITAKDGTRFVYFDSAEAKRQKGCPKVGLTLFSFNNLN; from the coding sequence TTGAAACACTTAGCTATAATTAAAAAAATAATTTTCACATCGATAGGAATTACATTTGTATCATGTCAAACTCAATCCATAAATAATAAAAAAGAAAAAACTAAAAACTATGTCATTCTTTATGTTTGGGATGGCTTAAGACCTGATATATTAACAGATAAAAAAGCTGAAAATAAAATCCCTAATTTACTTGAATTAGCTTCAAATGGTGTCGAATTTAAGGATAATCACTCTGCCTATCCCACATTTACAATGAATAATGCGCAAGTTTTTGCAACGGGAGATTATGCAGGTAAAAGTGGTTTTTATGGGAACACACTCTATCAACCCTGGCGCACAAAAAAAGAATACGGCATAGCAACAAATGCAAAAGGTGAAAATATAACAAAAGAATTTTATGAACCTATTTTTACAGAAGATTATAAGATTTTAAAAGCATTAGATCAACCTAAATCAAATCATGTACATGCCCATGAACCACTTGTTCAAGTCACAACGTTATTACAGGAAGCGCAAAAAAAAGGCCTCAAAACTGTCGTTGTTGGAAAATCAGGCCCTGCTTTCTTTCAAGATTTTAGATCAGGTGGCTATATATTAGATGAAAATCATGTTTGGCCATTATCATTTGCTCAAGAATTGCAAGCTGAAAATATAAGTTTACCTAAGTTAACACCACAAGCTTATTCGAAGGGACAATTAACATTATCACCTCAAAATGGAGACCCTACGGCCTCAGAAAATATTTTTTACTTAGAAGATAGCAATGAAGTTTCCGATCCTTCTAAAGCAAAAACATCTCCCTTTAATAAAAAAAATGAATATATGGCTAATATTTTTATAAATTATATTTTACCCAAAAAATTACCTGATTTAAGCGTCATGTGGCTAAGAAATCCTGATTCAACTGAACATCTCTATGGTCCTGGAACGTTACCTTACTATGATGCCATTGCATCTAATGACAAAATTCTTGGAAGTTTAATTGAAAAACTTAAAGAAATGGGAATATATGATAAAACAAATATTATTATTGTTTCCGATCATTCCCACAGCAATATTTTAGCAACAAAAAGAAATGACTCGGAGGGGTATCCTCAATTAATGTATCCCATGCATTTTATAAAAGATGATGAAAGTGGAAAAAGCACAATTGGACATAAAATTGCGGCCGATAAAAAGACCCACACCGATAGCAAAACAAAATTACTAATTACAAAAGGATTTCCTGTTTCGGGAACAATTCGCACCGCTGATCTCATTACAAAGGCAGAATTAAAAATTGAAAATGGGAATTCTATTGTAGCATACGACGGAGGAGATTGTTTCTTTAATAAATATATGGGTGCAATAAGGAATGGCGATGGCTCTATTAATACACAATCATCAGGATATAATGCCCCCGATGGAAAATGTAAAAATTCTAAAAAAGAAAATATAGCTTACACATCTCCAAGCTATCGTGTGCCTAAAGATTTATCGAATAAAGATGGTATTGAAAAAGTTATCATCGCTCCCAACGGAGGAACAGATTATATTTATATCCCAAGCCATAATCCTCAAGTAATGAAAGTTCTCGTTAATTTTTTCCAAAGAAGGCAGGAATATTCAGCCCTATTTTTAGATGAAAGCCGTTACCATTTAGGCACGCATTTTCCTCGTGGAGTTCTTCCTCTTTCATATGTAAAACTTGAAAATAAATCGGGTAGAAATCCTGATATTGTTGTCAGTATGACAAGCAATGCCAATGTGATTGTAAATGGATTACCTGGAGTTGAGTTTGACTCGACAAGCGATTATGCTCTTCGTGGTGATCATGGATCCTTTGGTCGCATTGATGTTCACAATACGCTTCTCGCAATGGGTCCTAATTTTAATAACGCTATGAAAAATTATGTCCCTACAGGTAACGTAGATGTTGCACCCACGATTGCCAAAATATTGGGATTTACAATTCCAAATACCGATGGAAGAATTTTATATGAATCACTGAAAGGTTCTGGCTATACACAAGAAAGTTACAAAATAAATCCCCTTATTGTCACATCATCAGCATCTTGTGATTTAGAAATTTACGAACCAACGACACATCCTATTTCATTTATATCTGAAAATAAAAATAAATTTATAGATTCCGAAATTAGAAGTTTTTATACACAACTTAATAATAAATTAATTACTGCAAAAGATGGAACACGATTCGTTTATTTCGATTCTGCTGAAGCAAAAAGACAAAAGGGATGCCCTAAAGTCGGATTAACATTATTTAGTTTTAACAACTTAAATTAA
- a CDS encoding amidohydrolase family protein, producing MNFIEKIFSKKILLKEGSQYLVFPGSLEITGNQITNVTKLTLESYQGSIINEKKKNKIKIHDFGDRLITPAFINCHTHIAMNFFRSILSNHSKAKNLIEDIFFKCESLLNANDIRAFARMGAYENILNGNGLIWDHYYHGFEVAEACHDVGLTAVVAPTLQDITGPGSSYFQSMLDQTYEIHSHPTFQKAGIYAAFGAHATDTVSEGLWKKIQSGSENLNIPIHCHVSQSYEEVKTIYKKFKKTPVEYLHSLGLFKSKIKNLLVHGIYLNKKDFKYLKNKNCALVFCPFSQMIFQSPANIIDWQKNKINWFVATDCVASNDSMNLQKELRFVSGFPSLLNTFEINTKIIKNMSSKNKKEFSNKRVEIKKLQNSFSNSDFLLDKILAQPGSFHNHFKAGILEKGALANFTVWDTDHPSMWPAHNVTRNLAMGDTTGAIHNMCVGGKWLGENGNYSQSILNSANYKNSLSEANHRLNILLKKL from the coding sequence GTGAATTTTATTGAAAAAATTTTTTCCAAAAAAATCCTCCTTAAAGAGGGCTCCCAATATCTTGTCTTTCCTGGTTCTCTTGAAATTACAGGAAATCAAATTACAAATGTAACAAAGCTGACATTAGAATCCTACCAAGGGTCAATCATAAATGAAAAGAAAAAAAACAAAATAAAGATACATGATTTTGGCGATCGACTTATTACCCCAGCCTTTATTAATTGCCATACTCATATTGCAATGAATTTCTTTAGATCCATATTAAGCAATCATTCAAAAGCAAAAAATCTTATTGAAGATATTTTTTTTAAATGCGAATCTTTATTAAATGCAAATGATATCAGAGCTTTTGCACGCATGGGTGCCTATGAAAATATTTTAAATGGCAATGGTCTCATTTGGGATCATTATTATCATGGCTTCGAGGTCGCTGAAGCATGCCATGACGTAGGTCTGACAGCCGTTGTGGCACCGACATTGCAAGACATAACAGGACCTGGATCGTCTTACTTTCAATCAATGCTCGATCAAACTTATGAAATTCATTCACATCCTACATTTCAAAAGGCAGGCATATATGCCGCTTTTGGTGCCCATGCAACAGATACCGTCAGTGAAGGATTATGGAAAAAAATTCAAAGCGGCTCTGAAAACTTAAACATTCCCATCCATTGTCATGTTTCTCAATCCTATGAAGAAGTAAAAACAATTTATAAAAAATTTAAAAAAACTCCTGTAGAATATTTGCATTCCCTTGGTCTTTTCAAAAGCAAAATTAAAAATTTATTAGTACATGGAATTTACTTAAATAAAAAAGATTTTAAGTACTTAAAAAATAAAAACTGTGCTCTTGTTTTTTGCCCCTTCTCACAAATGATATTTCAATCACCAGCAAACATTATTGATTGGCAAAAAAATAAAATAAATTGGTTTGTTGCAACAGATTGTGTTGCAAGTAATGATTCTATGAATTTACAAAAAGAACTCCGCTTTGTTTCTGGTTTTCCCTCTCTTTTAAATACATTTGAAATAAATACAAAAATAATAAAAAATATGTCATCAAAAAATAAAAAAGAATTTTCAAATAAAAGAGTTGAAATAAAAAAATTACAAAATTCGTTTTCAAATAGTGATTTTTTACTAGATAAAATTTTAGCACAACCAGGAAGTTTTCATAATCATTTTAAAGCAGGGATTCTTGAAAAAGGGGCTCTAGCAAATTTTACAGTCTGGGACACAGATCATCCCTCAATGTGGCCTGCACATAATGTAACAAGGAATTTAGCCATGGGCGATACTACAGGTGCTATTCATAACATGTGCGTAGGAGGAAAATGGCTTGGAGAAAATGGAAATTATTCCCAGAGTATACTAAATTCAGCAAATTATAAAAATTCTTTAAGTGAAGCAAATCACAGATTAAATATCTTACTTAAAAAATTATAA
- a CDS encoding c-type cytochrome → MPQHNKDQNKGKPLPMKKIVFTIAILFFILVVGFMIMPAYFDKNPFGKLFHNEPAPWALSQEEQKKMNLTDSQVKGRYHYLQYCASCHGPLGKGDGPSSVTLRKRPPDFFHPASKFINGFKEQSLLKTLNEGIPNSEMPSFLYLPPENKNQIVDFLIYMKKNQGYY, encoded by the coding sequence ATGCCACAACACAATAAGGATCAAAACAAAGGGAAACCACTTCCAATGAAAAAAATTGTTTTTACCATAGCAATTTTATTTTTTATTTTAGTTGTAGGTTTTATGATTATGCCTGCTTATTTTGATAAAAATCCTTTTGGAAAATTATTTCATAATGAACCTGCACCTTGGGCTTTATCTCAAGAGGAACAGAAAAAAATGAATTTAACAGATTCACAAGTGAAAGGTAGATATCATTATTTGCAATATTGCGCATCTTGTCATGGACCGCTTGGAAAAGGAGATGGTCCTTCTTCTGTTACCTTAAGAAAAAGGCCTCCTGATTTTTTCCATCCTGCTAGCAAATTTATAAACGGTTTTAAAGAACAAAGTTTACTAAAAACATTAAACGAAGGTATCCCCAATTCAGAAATGCCTTCGTTCCTTTATTTACCGCCAGAAAATAAAAATCAGATTGTTGATTTCTTAATTTATATGAAGAAAAATCAGGGTTATTATTAG